A window from Desulfotignum phosphitoxidans DSM 13687 encodes these proteins:
- the purF gene encoding amidophosphoribosyltransferase has protein sequence MSDHLTLPSSERPKDECGVFGLYQHPEAAKITYFGLYALQHRGQESAGISVNRGINDKIFSHKGMGLVPDIFDVDDLERIEGGSAIGHVRYSTTGDSVLLNAQPFVVNHRHRSYALAHNGNLVNAHILRRELEEKGSIFQTTMDSEVFLHLFIKNLVKGDYENAILKAVSKIQGAYSMILLTCKGEIIGMKDPNGFRPLALGKLNGHYVLASETCAFDLIQAEFIRELDPGEIVIINEDGIKSLRHPKAAAHKSLCIFEYIYFARPDSTIDGKNVYEMRKNHGQRLAQESHVDADLVMPFPDSGNYAAIGYARESGIPFEMGMIRNHYVGRSFIQPTQSMRDFSVRIKLNPVRELIKGKDIIIIEDSIIRGTTAKTRVKALRELGVKKVHMRISCPPHKFPCYYGIDFSSKGELIAAEKTVDELRDYLGLDSLHYLSIEGMLEASGVKDPELNFCKACYDGDYPVPFDPEFTKQCMG, from the coding sequence GCGGGGTATTTGGACTGTACCAGCATCCGGAAGCCGCAAAAATCACCTATTTCGGACTGTATGCCCTTCAGCACCGGGGCCAGGAAAGTGCGGGGATCTCCGTGAACCGGGGCATCAACGACAAAATTTTTTCCCACAAAGGCATGGGCCTGGTGCCGGATATTTTTGATGTGGATGACCTGGAACGGATTGAAGGGGGGTCTGCCATCGGGCATGTGCGGTACTCCACCACCGGGGATTCCGTACTGCTCAATGCCCAGCCCTTTGTGGTGAACCACCGGCACCGCTCCTATGCCCTGGCCCACAACGGCAACCTGGTGAATGCCCATATTTTAAGACGGGAACTGGAAGAAAAAGGCTCGATCTTCCAGACCACCATGGATTCAGAGGTGTTTTTGCACCTGTTCATCAAAAACCTGGTCAAAGGTGATTATGAAAACGCCATTCTCAAGGCGGTGTCCAAAATCCAGGGGGCCTATTCCATGATTCTTCTCACCTGCAAGGGGGAAATCATCGGTATGAAAGACCCCAATGGGTTTAGACCCCTGGCACTGGGAAAACTCAACGGCCATTATGTACTGGCCTCTGAAACCTGTGCCTTTGACCTGATCCAGGCGGAATTCATCCGGGAGCTGGATCCTGGAGAAATTGTGATCATCAATGAAGACGGGATCAAGAGTCTCCGTCATCCCAAAGCCGCGGCCCACAAGAGCTTGTGCATTTTCGAGTATATCTATTTTGCCCGGCCCGACTCCACCATTGACGGCAAGAACGTATATGAAATGCGCAAAAATCATGGCCAGCGCCTGGCCCAGGAAAGCCATGTGGATGCGGACCTGGTCATGCCGTTTCCCGATTCGGGCAACTATGCCGCCATCGGGTATGCCAGAGAATCAGGCATTCCCTTTGAAATGGGCATGATCCGCAACCATTATGTGGGCCGAAGCTTTATCCAGCCCACCCAGTCCATGCGGGATTTTAGCGTACGCATCAAGCTCAACCCGGTCAGGGAACTGATCAAAGGCAAGGACATCATCATTATCGAAGATTCCATCATCCGGGGCACCACCGCCAAAACAAGAGTCAAGGCCCTGCGGGAACTGGGCGTCAAAAAAGTGCACATGCGCATCTCCTGCCCGCCCCACAAATTTCCCTGTTACTACGGCATTGATTTTTCTTCCAAAGGAGAATTGATTGCCGCGGAAAAAACTGTGGATGAACTGCGGGATTATCTGGGCCTGGATTCGCTGCACTATCTGTCCATAGAAGGAATGCTGGAGGCCTCCGGCGTGAAGGATCCGGAGCTTAATTTCTGCAAGGCCTGTTATGACGGCGACTATCCGGTGCCGTTTGACCCTGAATTCACCAAGCAGTGCATGGGATAA
- a CDS encoding radical SAM protein — protein sequence MQKKTVAFSKDSSNLFFHILTRCNLSCAHCYINPDQHGRQTLSIDTIRQWLGLFAHNAPRTNLIFLGGEPTLHKDLPAAVKSARQFHFKSITIDTNGFLFHDILDKITPEDVDFISFSLDGATASTNDVIRGPGSYDAVISGIHRARKKGFSCAMIYTVSDKNLHELSQMPGLVSSLDIHRFFIQVIGMRGNSAAGSTGTHQVSKDLWLSVIPEVARTIADTGIIVTYPKVFLEKDEAFTCAGIVADNYFVFPNGRVYRCPLCEDYPLHAYTIRDNTLVPSLPVNETQLFDLTIPEGCVMNKIIQPGNLDYLADGTPAHRIACCMLKQELSRTV from the coding sequence ATGCAGAAAAAAACCGTTGCTTTTTCCAAAGATTCATCCAATCTTTTTTTTCATATTCTGACCCGGTGCAACCTGTCCTGTGCCCACTGCTATATCAACCCGGACCAGCATGGCAGACAGACCCTTTCCATCGACACCATCCGGCAGTGGCTGGGCCTGTTTGCCCATAACGCACCCCGGACCAATCTGATTTTTTTAGGGGGTGAGCCGACGCTGCACAAGGATCTGCCGGCGGCTGTCAAATCAGCGCGACAGTTTCATTTCAAGTCCATTACCATTGACACCAACGGATTTCTGTTCCACGATATCCTTGACAAAATCACACCCGAAGATGTGGATTTTATCTCATTTTCCCTGGATGGAGCCACTGCTTCCACCAATGACGTTATTCGGGGGCCGGGCAGTTATGATGCGGTGATCTCAGGTATTCACCGGGCACGGAAAAAAGGGTTTTCCTGCGCCATGATCTATACCGTGTCTGACAAAAATTTACATGAGCTGTCCCAAATGCCGGGGCTGGTGTCATCTTTGGATATTCACCGGTTTTTTATCCAGGTCATCGGCATGCGGGGCAATTCCGCTGCCGGCAGTACCGGCACCCATCAGGTATCCAAGGACCTGTGGCTTTCAGTGATTCCTGAAGTGGCCCGCACCATTGCTGACACCGGCATCATCGTCACCTATCCCAAAGTATTTCTGGAAAAAGACGAGGCATTTACCTGTGCCGGCATTGTGGCGGACAACTATTTTGTGTTTCCCAACGGCCGGGTGTACCGGTGTCCTTTGTGCGAAGATTATCCGCTGCATGCCTACACCATAAGGGACAACACCCTGGTGCCGTCTTTGCCCGTCAATGAAACCCAGCTGTTTGATCTGACCATCCCTGAAGGATGTGTCATGAACAAAATCATCCAGCCCGGCAACCTGGATTATCTGGCAGACGGCACACCGGCCCACAGAATCGCC